The following are encoded in a window of Manihot esculenta cultivar AM560-2 chromosome 8, M.esculenta_v8, whole genome shotgun sequence genomic DNA:
- the LOC110607861 gene encoding uncharacterized protein LOC110607861, with the protein MPLSFYKAIRLLKKRSKARPIMDLNELYTKFMSGGKGKAPKHASIISPTSKAGHTVNFGKSLGVVFEGLALSSVLVAGWWCFFLMTLSIEIASSLVRPFSLEEIKLAVWDCDRTLSDGS; encoded by the exons ATGCCCTTATCTTTCTACAAGGCCATTAGACTTCTCAAGAAAAGATCCAAAGCTAGACCCATCATGGACCTTAATGAACTTTATACAAAATTTATGTCAGGGGGAAAAGGAAAGGCCCCCAAG CATGCCTCTATTATCTCTCCCACATCAAAAGCTGGGCACACCGTCAATTTCGGGAAATCTTTGGGTGTAGTCTTCGAAG GTTTAGCTCTTTCTTCAGTTTTGGTAGCTGGTTGGTGGTGCTTCTTCCTTATG ACTTTATCGATCGAGATTGCTTCTAGCCTTGTGCGACCTTTCTCCTTAGAAGAAATTAAATTGGCAGTTTGGGATTGTGACAGGACTTTAAGCGATGGATCTTGA
- the LOC110607859 gene encoding 3-oxoacyl-[acyl-carrier-protein] reductase FabG, whose amino-acid sequence MADQLSAQLEPWYNLQNKVVLVTGASSGLGRDFCLNLAKAGCRIVAAARRVDRLKSLCQEINQLPSLSSPNDRPNSARRAIAVELDVCADGATIDRCVQMAWEAFGGIDALVNNAGVRGSVKTPLDLSEQEWDHAVRTNLTGSWLVSKSVCIRMRDSKRGGSIINISSIAGLHRGQLPGAVAYASSKAGLNAMTKVMALELGVHKIRVNSISPGLFKSEITEGLMQKEWLNNVALRTVPLQEFGTSDPALTSLVRYLIHDSSEYVTGNIFIVDAGATLPGVPIFSSL is encoded by the exons ATGGCGGACCAGCTTTCCGCCCAGCTCGAGCCATGGTACAACCTACAGAACAAGGTGGTCCTAGTCACGGGCGCCTCCTCTGGTTTAGGCCGAGACTTCTGTCTGAATCTTGCCAAAGCCGGCTGCAGGATTGTTGCTGCCGCTCGCCGCGTAGATCGTCTCAAATCTCTCTGTCAAGAAATTAATCAGCTTCCTTCTCTTTCTTCGCCGAATGATAGGCCCAATTCTGCTCGCCGAGCTATTGCTGTGGAGCTTGACGTTTGCGCCGATGGGGCTACTATTGATAGGTGCGTGCAGATGGCTTGGGAAGCCTTTGGTGGCATCGATGCTTTGGTAAATAATGCGGGAGTTAGAG GTAGCGTGAAGACTCCGCTGGATTTGTCTGAGCAGGAGTGGGATCACGCAGTCAGGACAAATTTGACTGGATCCTGGTTGGTGTCCAAATCTGTATGCATACGTATGCGCGACTCAAAAAGAGGAGGATCAATCATTAATATTTCTTCCATTGCTGGTCTTCACCGTGGTCAGTTACCTGGAGCTGTTGCATATGCTTCTTCAAAGGCGGGCTTAAACGCCATGACCAAG GTCATGGCTCTGGAATTGGGCGTGCACAAAATCAGAGTGAACTCAATATCACCTGGACTCTTCAAATCTGAGATCACAGAGGGTCTTATGCAAAAGGAATGGCTAAATAATGTTGCTTTGAGAACTGTTCCTTTACAAGAATTCGGCACCTCAGATCCGGCCTTAACGTCACTGGTTCGATACTTAATCCATGATTCCTCAGAGTATGTGACTGGAAATATATTCATTGTTGATGCAGGGGCCACCCTGCCAGGTGTTCCTATATTCTCGTCCCTTTGA